The DNA region AGCCCAAAAAATGGAAATAACTCAGTACTTCACTTGGCAAAAAGTTTTTCCACCTGATGCTTCAGTTACTTACAGCATCTCTCACAGTCTAACCACTTCTGTTGACAGCAACTTCATTGCTGTAAGTGAAACTAACTGTTGTTTGACCTTGAGCAAAGTCACTAGAAAATCAACAGTGAATGCACATAGGCAATCTTTTACATCGTAGAGAAAACAAGGAAAGCAATTCAAAcaagaaaaatatgaaaattcaaaacTAATACACTACGAACTTGGAAGAAAGTTATCTTTACTAAATTATGGGCGTGGAGAGAAGAGACATCAACATCAATATAAAAAGCAAATTAAAGCCATGTGATAGCAAAATGTTCCTTAAACAACTTACAACATGACATAGTCCTAAAAAGTGTGGAACACCAATAAAGTCTATAACATATTTACATCTCTTTTCAATTTCTAATTATTGTTTTAACACTGAAGGCCACTTACAATTATGTTTTATATTGTATCAGTGACAGCTCTCCGTGATTATAATCTCATATAAATTAGTAATGTTCAGAATTTCATGATGAAAGTAAAGTCATTGCCCATCACTATAAGTGATATAGTAATATGCAGCATATGAAGTCTCAACTCAGAACTGCTATCactaaagaaaaaatatgaggCTAAGTCAATATACTAAACCTGAATTCCTGAAGATACAAGTCTTGGGAGAAGAACATTATCTTGTGGCAAACCAAGTTTAGAAGCAAAAAACATGGAAAGAGaaaatcaaaagcaatgaaGTTTGCAGAGATGCAAGATTCGGGTGTATGATATTGACCTCTACTAAGTATGTATTTAATATGCCTTAATGTTACATGTTTTCATCCTTCATAAATGTTTAGCAAGAAAGCAGTCAATCtcttgaaataattttttttcttctgaggGATTAACATAATGAAAGAAAAGATACATGTTTCTCATAATGCAAGATTTATCTGGATAAACTAATTAAAAGATTGACAATTAATTGCTTTGTATAACATcaggaagaaaaaagagaacaGAACATTGTTGCGTTGAGCAGAAACTACTAGTCCCAAACTGGCAGTTATTATCCATGTAAATAGAAAAATGTCAAAATTGAAGGGCTCTAAAGTTAGTGAAATCGAAGCTCACTTCCAAAGATCATGCGAGGTTGAATCCCTCCTCAACTGTCATTTTGAGCAGTTTCTTCCAGACATGATGGTTTAATCCTTGAGATAAGAAGTAGCCAGTGCTTCAAGTTCATGCATTTAAGCCAGCCCAATTCTTGAAAGCTATAACTGCTTCCATTTTTTTAGTATTTCTTTTTCTCAACTTTGCCACTTTGAGCTTTTTATGGGTCTCCATGAATGCTTGCTTGTATCTCCACTTATCAACAAATATTTTCATCTCATGAGATTTCTCCACAACTTGCATAGCAGCATCAAAGAAACCTCCCTTGACCATAGCATACAGGAAGGCATCAACTAGATTGTGGTCAAATTTGATCCCTTTGTGCCCATCTGACGATAGCTTTCGCTTAACATCATTCCACAACATCAGCACATTAAAATGTTTCTCTGCCGAGACATAACCATTAATCAGGGACAAGTATGTCTGATCATTTGGCTCAAATTGCAGGAAATTCATCCTTCTAAAAGTCCTTCTAGCATCTTCTAGTCTCCCGGCTTTACAGAAAGCATGAATGATAGAATTCCAATCATGAGTACCGACTTCAATACGAGGATCCCCAACCACCTCATCTAAGAAAGCTGCCATCAACTCAGGTCGATGATTCTCCATCAAACCCGTCATTATAGTCAAGTAACTCCCTTTCAAGTCAGGAACCCTTGCCTCCCTCATGTCCCTAAACAGGGAAAACGCTGACTGAAAATCTTGGCTGGACATGGATGTTTCTATGAGAGCATCATAGGTTTCCACATCCAACTGAAGACCTGAACTACTAATCTCCATCACCAATATAGTAGCCTCAGCAGTTCGATTTTCTTTGCAGTAAGCCTTCAAGATAGGTATATAGACCCCAAGACCTACTGAGCCTCCCAGAGCATTCATTTCATCAAGAATGCTGTGAGCTTTGTCTGATAATCCCATACTAACACAAGCATTAACAATACCATAACCTATAGAGTTATCAGCTTTAATGTTAGAAGGTTCTAACTTCTGAGCTTCGTTGATCAGATTAGCTAAACCCTTGATATTTCCCTTCCGAAGATATTCCTTAACTACTGCACAGAACGTTTCTCCTCCAAAATTCCAATCTTTCCTGTCTTCATCACTCAGACTCCTGAGAATCGTTGACTCCATAGAAGCTAAATTGCCAGACTTAACATACCCACTAatcaaattagaataaaaaACCTTTTTGTTTGAGCAACCAAACTCACCCATCAAAACTTCTAACTCATTTATCTTTTCCTGTAACCCCTTAACTGCATATAAATAACCAAGAAATCCAAAAGTCAATTCATCCGGCCTAACACCAAGATTAGACATTGTTCCAACAACCCTCTCAGCATCAGTCACTGATTCAAGCTCACAACAGCAACCTTCCAGTGCTGCATTACAAGCAGCAACATCAGGTTTCATGAACTCCAACTTCTCATCCAAAGCAACCCTACAGCTCTCTTCAAAAACAGGCAAGAAAGCAGCAAGGTTACCACTTTTCCTAATAATCTCAACAAGCACATTACCCCACATGGCAAAAGGCACAAAATACCTGTTCTTGAACATACACCTGACAAGAGCAAAAGCAGGGGCAGCAGTGTTGGCACCCTTCATGGAATCAAGCATGGCATGTATTGTTTCAGACTCCAGCACCATTGGATTCCTCTCCATGAGAAAAACAGCAGAAGCAAAAGCCCTCTTGAGGTTGTGAATGTCACCAAGGGATGAAAGATGAGTAATGAGAGAATTGGTGAGGGGTTTAGGTGGGAAGGCTTGATGAGAGGTAAGAGACTTGAAGGACTTCCAAGCTTCATCAGTGTCACTGGTGATGAGGGACTTGTGAAGAGTGGTTTGGAGTGTGGAGACTTGGTCAGGGGTGAGGGAAAGGGACTTTGGGGGTGAAGTTGGAAGCTTTTGGGGCTCTTCACAAATGGGTTGTGTCCTGTTTCTGTTGAGAGCAAACACAGAAGGTTGAAGGAAGGAGTAAAGGCTTGGAATTTCAGGTATTGATGAGAATTGTCTATGGGGAAGAAAGGTGAGAACTCTTTTGGCCATTCTTCGTCAAGTGTCTAGCTTGATGCAATGGGGTTTCTCCGCGGCGGCATCGGTGGAACGAGGAGGTGACGATGATGGTGTCAAGGTTAACCACAAGGTTGAAGGTTCAGACTCAGTTTCTCTGTTTTCCACTTCAGTGAGTGTAAGGGTTTTGAATAAATATGAACGAATGTTAAACAAGAAGCTGGAATAGCTCAGCTGGTTAGAGCGTGTGGCTGTTAACCACAAGGTCGGAGGTTCGAACCCTCCTTCTAGCGATTTTTTGTAatgattttttatgtttttttttttttggtgtttttttttgggtaacaTGACAACCTGCGAAGCGAAGCGAAGACATTAAGGTTTGTGTTTGACTGAATCTGCAAACTCACTTCATCTAGGCATGGAAGCAGTGCCACCATCATCTACTTCATCTGTGTCCAATAAGAGTAAGACCATAACATTGGAAGAATGGAATGGTTCATCCCCCACAAAGCTCTCAAAGACTTTCACCATCaaagcttcttcttcctctgtctCCATTCGAAGATCTGGTGCCCGCTTCACCCATGTTTGGAGACGATTACTTCAAGCATTTGTACCTGAGGTAAATTTCTACTATTAACTTAATATTAACtgtcatgaattttttttgtatgCCACTAATTATGTAGAAAGGTTTATTATATTCTTCTTGTTATTGATAACATACAGGGTTTCCCAAGCAGTGTGACTGCAGATTatgttccttttcaaatttgggATTTATTGCAGGTACAATTAAGTTATTATTATATGAAAACCATGTTATTGTTCTTGAGTTAATTATAGATTGATTGTGGCAGGGCCTTTCAACATATATAAGGACCATGCTTTCAACCCAGGTAAGGCATTGCTTCACTGTACTTTTTTAGTACTTGTTGTCATATAAAGCCTAGTGCGGAGCATGAATGGTAAACAAACTTCCTTTCAGGCTCTCCTGAGTGCTATTGGGGTTGGTGAGAAATCAGCTACAGTCATCGGTGCCACTTTTCAGGTATCAACTAGTTAGATTCTGTGTTTACTTGAGTGATGAGTAATGACTGAACTCTAGTTTGTTCGGTAGGGCTTGGGAGAAGAAGCCGCAAGCCTTTtggtttatttttttggtacatagccTTTTCTGTTTCTTAGACTGCCATGTTTTGACAATAGGATATTGAATGTTGAAACTATTTCCAGTGGTTTTTGAGGGACCTAACTGGCATGCTTGGAGGAATCTTATTCACATTCTACCAGGTCTGCACCTCTCTTGCAAACACGTTCCTTCATTCTTATTAATTTTGAACTGAAATATGCAGTATAACTTTATGTGGACTATCCTACACTCAGAGTAGGCATATACTGATTGACTCCTCTCAAATGATCCCTAAATCATGCTCACAGTTGTATTTCAATTTCTTCGATATACTGCAGGGATCAAATCTTGACAGCAATGCAAAAATGTGGCGCTTGGTTGCAGATCTTATGAATGATCTTGGTAGATTTTCTCTTACcatcatatttttctttttattaaaaattcacGCCACAATTATCTTTAtgcaatctctctctctctctctctctctctctgaattATTTACATAGGCCATATCAATTCTACATAGTTGAGTTCGGGTTTAATAGTAATATAGTATGTATTTAAGGATTGAGATTGGTAATAAATAAAGAGGTACGCAAAAAAGGACTGGTACTAGGAGTCCAGTGGATAAAATTGTCTGCAAATTCTTTGAAGGAGTATTATCTATCTCCCTTATATTATTTGGGTGCAAAAATTACTGgtaatttttaatttgttccATCCATGTAGATCAAATCTTGAGGATAACATGTGCATCATTCTCCACTCACAACAGAATAACTTTGTTTTTTGCACCTGATACTTGATATGTTATGCCGTTAATCCACTCCACATTTGCTGCAGTACAATATTCGATGGGATTTAActatttataaattaactaTTACTTATCAATATATTACTACTGTAAAATTGGGCTTATAGAACTGTAGACTCTACATTGTCAATTATTTAAAAAGAGACTTGTAGATTTGCAGGATTTAGCACTAGTCAGAATGATATTCTATTTGGAATACTATACTTGGCCACTATTGTCAATCTCGTTTTAATTTGTTTCGTTATACTAAAATTAGCAGCATTTCTTCAGTGTTTCTTTCCTGATGCTACTCTATGTTAGATTGATCTTTCATATTGCATTCTACATGTCTCATATTGATTTGTTTAAGTTTTTGCATTGATTGCAGGGATGCTAATGGACCTCATTTCTCCATTGTATCCATCAGCTTTTGTGTTTGTTGTCTGCTTAGGAAGCATATCAAGATCTTTCAGTAAGTTCCACATTTCTGGAAGTTCAAAATAAATTAGTAACATGACCTAAAGTTAGTTACTAGCTGTATGTCTTTTCCGTCATTGTTTTCCGTGTATATAATTTTCTAAGAATTGTAAGCAAATGTGAAGTTAGATATCCTAACAAATAAAGCTGTTCAGCAGAAATATATGTTCTGAATATCCAAGCTTAgggcactttttttttctttcctgatTGATTTATTATATTTGTATCCTAAGTCTTTTATTTTAACATTGTGTCTCCCCAAATATGATTTTTAACCAGCTGGTGTTGCAAGTGGTGCCACTAGAGCAGCTTTGACTCAGCATTTTGCTCTTCAGGATAATGCTGCAGATATATCTGCCAAGGTATAAGTTGCATTTATTGAATAACTGTTTAGATAATTAGATGAAACTAAGTCTGTTTTTTTAGTGAGCCTTGCTTTGCTTGTATATATAAAGGAGGAATCGCTTTACACCAATGTACTTTAAATCCACACTTACACCAATGCCATAATTTGTTACTAGATAATTTCTCCTAAAATATACCATTGGATTAGATGTCCCTATCATATAGatcatatttattaaatttttacttTAAGTCAAAATTATTTGATACGTCATTTATATATGTCAAGATTAATGTTGTATATACTTTGATATATATGAAACGAAAATTCATTTGATTATATTCTTATCATTGTtcaattttttcaatatttcacACAAATAATAAAGGTAATGGATTGTTATAAGTCAACAGTTAGATCTACAacagtatttttttttcctaaaattgTCAACAGTGTAACTTGCTAGAGTGTTAAACTCTCACACCATTGCAAACCAGTCTCTCTCATTATACAGATAGATAGGTAGATGTATTTTGACTTATTGACATGTATCTATAGGAAGGAAGCCAGGAAACTGTAGCCACAATGATTGGCATGGCTTTGGGAATGCTTGTTGCTCGCATTACCATTGGACACCCGCTAGCCATTTGGTTTACTTTTTTATCTCTGACCCTGTTTCATATATATGGTATGTTTTCTCATAGTAATGTGTTTGATTTGATGCATATCCTTTGCATTGTAGAATTGTGAAGAAAAACCTGATATTAGCCTATTAGGTATACGGTATACCCATTTCTTGCATAATGCTTTTTTTGTACATGCTAAAAGAAGTAGAAATTGAAAACGTTTGGGCAGACCTTAGCAAATAGTGAAAGAGGGTATAGATTGATGGTATTAGCATGCTGACTGTGATATGATTGGTCCATGCCCTTACTAGTGTTTGTTTTTGGACAAATAATCCATTTGTTCATGGATAGATTATAGACAATCTTGGCTTGTTTGTACCAACTAATGCTTTGATCTTGTGGAATATTTGTTGGTGGTTTGTGATTGAATGAAGAAAAGGTTGAATTTCTGTTGTCTTACAAGCTTAAACTCATTAATGGGATCGAACCATATCCCTTTCTCAACAATTGAAAACACTGTCTGCTTGCCTTATATTAATATGATTTTCTTTGCGAAGTTAGAGATCTCATCAATATGGAAGCCTTGTTTTGTGCTGAGTTTTTTCCCCAGAAAATAAAGCTAAATCTTAGCACCAGCATCATATATGAAAACCTGATAAACGATGTCTTGTTTTCATACAGCAAACTACCGAGCTGTTCGATGCCTGGCATTGACCTCGTTAAACCCGGAAAGAAGCTCTATTCTTTTGCACCATTTCATGGAGACTGGCCAAGGTATTGTCTATTGCTTTCTTTTTATCTTGTATCAACAACACATCTTTGATATTAGACAAGCTGTTCTGCTATTTTAATCCATCTTACCACATGATATTGGCTTCGTCATAGTTTTGTCACATCAAGATCATTATGATCTAATTTCCTATTGTTTTGGATTGGAGGTCTCTGACTGGTGTATTTTCGTCCCCTTTCCAGCCACCTCTAAAAAACAAGGTCGGTTTGGTAGGGTCAGCACCCTGTCCAAGAGAATGTGGTAGGTACTCATAGTTAGTTATTTAGTTAGTAGCTTAGTTAGTTAGATTGAAGAGTTGGTTAGAGAGAGATAGTATTATAAACAACAAAGTTAGAATTATAGAATTATCATCTTTTAGAGTGATTGTGGTAATTTTAGGGAGAGTGCTGGTTCTCTCGAACAACCAGTAGCCATTGTAGTTCATTCATATTCTTGAATAATGAATAATAACCCGTTTTTCTCTTGCTCATTGCTTATTCATCTTGGTTCTAAACTTTTTGCCAGTTCTCTCTCCTAAACAGGTCTCTTCACAGGAGCATGTTTTACCGATGCAGCTCACTTCATGGAGCTCAAAGAAAGCCTATTCCTTGGATAAGAAAGTACATTTAGGCACGAGGATTTCTTCATTTGATAACATGGAAATGTAAGTGGCTAAAATTTGGGCCGAGTTCCTATCCTTCTAGAAAATTAACTTGTTCTTTGTGCATCAATTATACTTTTCCAACTTTGTGGGGATTTTCACCTCAACTTCTAGATTCACTGCATTATTGGTCTTTTCCCGTACACAAAGGCCAAATGGTTTTCAAGTTAACAGTCCACCGTGTTGTCTTCTAACTTCTAATAGCCCAAATCATAATATTGTACCTTTCCAAATTTGTAAACATTATTTAGTTCTTGCCCTGCCTATATCATCGGCATTGGTGCAAAAGCTTAAAGCTGTCCCTGATTATGGCTTGATTATTGTGCATGAGTAGTTTTGATATGTCAATGATAAAACTTAGCAAATTCTTTTTCTATGTGACGATGACAGTAAGGAGCATCTGCTTTCTGCAGCATCGCACTACACAAAAGGTTGAGTTCTGGTTATATTATTTAAACTAATCACTTTCCATCTGAAGTCTTTAAGCCTTATTTCATTCTTTGTTGTGTCTGTATATAGCCAAGTACTTACTAGTGGAAAGTAAAGGAATGATCAATGTTATTGTGCATAAAGATTCAAATGCTGCTGATGTCCTGAGGTCATTTGTCCATGCTCTTGTCCTGGCAAATAATGTTCATAAAAGCAAATCTTTGCATTCAGAAGGCCAAATGTGGATGGAAAATCAGTATGAAGTGTTTATTCAGAAGGTAATACTTTAAGCTTCTAGTCAAGTCTATTTAGTAACTTCTTATTTACGTCCTTTAATTTCTCATCAGTGTGATCCATTAATCTTTTACTTGGTTAATTTATTAGGATATTTATGATATATGAATCAAATTAAATTGATAGAATGCCACCTGCTCTTGCTTGAATTGTTCACTATTTATGCTTGGTGCAGCTCAAGTCATTAGGTTGGAAAACAGAACGTCTTCTATCACCTATAATATGGAGAGCACACTGGATTTATGAACCGTTGGAAGAAAAAACTGATTAGAGTCATCTACAGTTTTGAACATTAATGTTCTAGAGAATGTGACTGGTGGAAGCTATGGAGGGATTGATGTTATTTGATGTGAAGTTGAATTATAAGGTATTTCCCAAAGATGGGGAGGTGAAATGACTGAAATGTTATTATATGGTATTTTACAAGTTATTTATGATTTCCCTGAAGTTCTGCAAGATAAAGAAAACTTGACCAGGTTACTGTTGCACTTGCACCTTGTTTCTTAGGAGTGCAGTTAATGATGGTGGCTTGTATGTAAATGTTCTGATTGGACAGCATTTCCCTTTAACAGTTACTGGTTTAAAGCCACATTCCTGACCTTCCTAGCAtaacattaattttttcttaatttaaaaattgtGTTATATTCTTTCGATTTTTCTCTTGGTTAATCATCTTAATCTTCTGGTGTGAGACATGGAGCCAATTTTGTTATGTATGAAAGTAACTTGTAGGGCATTTATTAATTGAGATCATGCAATGGTTACTTATTACTTAATCAAGAAGGAAATATCACACCTTACATGGTTGCCTATGTTTATTGTCTTGATCACGCAATAATCCTGCAACAATATCTCTTTCAACCTCCATAATTGTAGTTCAGAATTCACTTAAGACAGACActgttttaatttttgaaattattcAATCACTACCTTTTCCACTGTCTCTCAAACTCTCCATCTTTCGTGGGTGGTTTTCAACTTTGAAGTTTGGACTCATTCACAGGGGGAAACTGTAGATTTCAACCTTGCATTATTTGATTTTTGCGTTTAAGGAATTAAGGTGGTGTAGAGGTTTGGACGTTTAGGGTTTGGCCAAagttgatgaaaaaaaaattaacgggGACAAGAACTGATGTAAAAAGTTTACTTGGATAACCTTCATCTGACTAGGATAACCATGTTGGAGGGTGACTAGGCAAAAGTTAAATactatgaaaataaaaataaaaatatattggaGGGTCCAAAAACTATGAAAATACTTTTCAGCACTCCTACATTACaggtattaatttttttgttgggtaaacattaaaaatataattaacccTTATTTTAATTTAACAAAGTTTATATTGTTCGCTGAAAATGAATGttttaaattgaaaagaaaagaaaaaacgtTCATAAAATATTGAAAAGGAAACCACAAAAGTATATATTCCtaggattgattttttttttttccattgatGAATTATGTCATTTAATGTTCCATGTCATTGTTTTTATTGCTTCTCGTTAACATGAGCTAATAGTAATATTAACTTTTGATAAAGCTTAAGTACTTTTAAGCCAAGATCATCAGTAAAATACTAAAATCGATCTATCATGTACATGCATggcataaaaaaaattaacacatgTTAGTGCCAACATAGTAAATGGTCACACACTTGGTCTGAGCCAACAAGGAACAAGGACTCTATAAACAGGTTCCTCTACAGAAAAATATTTAATGTCGCTATCACTCAAGTGCTTGATCCCCAATCGAACTTCTGTGCATGTACTCATAGGATACTCAAGTGAGAGAGCAAAATAGACACTATTTTCTCCAATTGAATCTTGAGTTATAAGAGAAGCTCTTGATATTACCATGCTGTTCCCAGTACCAACAAAAATCACATTATCATCTAAGCTTTCACACTTTATCCACTCAATAGGTTCCTTATTTATATCCAACTTGAACACATCAACTGCAGTAATCTCAAGCGGGTATCTATCTTCTGAGAACATGTTACGTTTATAAGATCTACTCCATTTGACGTAGATGAGGAATAATTGTTGCCGTGTTTCATGTTTGGCTAGATGACGCATGACACCAGAAACCGAAAAAAAAGGTGGGTTCTCAATTCTTCTTGTCATCTCAGTTGGTGGAAGAGCTAATACTTTCGGCATTCGAGAGCCATTATCGAAATCATTCAGATCATAAATCACCATGACCCTCAAGCCATTTTTAACTACCAGTAATATAACATACAACTTGGAATCCAAAATTTCGATATCCACAAAATCCCAATCATTCTTTATTTTAATCATGTTCCATGA from Lotus japonicus ecotype B-129 chromosome 2, LjGifu_v1.2 includes:
- the LOC130739737 gene encoding protein root UVB sensitive 3-like isoform X1, which encodes MEAVPPSSTSSVSNKSKTITLEEWNGSSPTKLSKTFTIKASSSSVSIRRSGARFTHVWRRLLQAFVPEGFPSSVTADYVPFQIWDLLQGLSTYIRTMLSTQALLSAIGVGEKSATVIGATFQWFLRDLTGMLGGILFTFYQGSNLDSNAKMWRLVADLMNDLGMLMDLISPLYPSAFVFVVCLGSISRSFTGVASGATRAALTQHFALQDNAADISAKEGSQETVATMIGMALGMLVARITIGHPLAIWFTFLSLTLFHIYANYRAVRCLALTSLNPERSSILLHHFMETGQVLSPKQVSSQEHVLPMQLTSWSSKKAYSLDKKVHLGTRISSFDNMEIKEHLLSAASHYTKAKYLLVESKGMINVIVHKDSNAADVLRSFVHALVLANNVHKSKSLHSEGQMWMENQYEVFIQKLKSLGWKTERLLSPIIWRAHWIYEPLEEKTD
- the LOC130739737 gene encoding protein root UVB sensitive 3-like isoform X2; amino-acid sequence: MEAVPPSSTSSVSNKSKTITLEEWNGSSPTKLSKTFTIKASSSSVSIRRSGARFTHVWRRLLQAFVPEGFPSSVTADYVPFQIWDLLQGLSTYIRTMLSTQALLSAIGVGEKSATVIGATFQWFLRDLTGMLGGILFTFYQGSNLDSNAKMWRLVADLMNDLGMLMDLISPLYPSAFVFVVCLGSISRSFTGVASGATRAALTQHFALQDNAADISAKEGSQETVATMIGMALGMLVARITIGHPLAIWFTFLSLTLFHIYANYRAVRCLALTSLNPERSSILLHHFMETGQATSKKQGRFGRVSTLSKRMW
- the LOC130739736 gene encoding pentatricopeptide repeat-containing protein At1g69290; protein product: MAKRVLTFLPHRQFSSIPEIPSLYSFLQPSVFALNRNRTQPICEEPQKLPTSPPKSLSLTPDQVSTLQTTLHKSLITSDTDEAWKSFKSLTSHQAFPPKPLTNSLITHLSSLGDIHNLKRAFASAVFLMERNPMVLESETIHAMLDSMKGANTAAPAFALVRCMFKNRYFVPFAMWGNVLVEIIRKSGNLAAFLPVFEESCRVALDEKLEFMKPDVAACNAALEGCCCELESVTDAERVVGTMSNLGVRPDELTFGFLGYLYAVKGLQEKINELEVLMGEFGCSNKKVFYSNLISGYVKSGNLASMESTILRSLSDEDRKDWNFGGETFCAVVKEYLRKGNIKGLANLINEAQKLEPSNIKADNSIGYGIVNACVSMGLSDKAHSILDEMNALGGSVGLGVYIPILKAYCKENRTAEATILVMEISSSGLQLDVETYDALIETSMSSQDFQSAFSLFRDMREARVPDLKGSYLTIMTGLMENHRPELMAAFLDEVVGDPRIEVGTHDWNSIIHAFCKAGRLEDARRTFRRMNFLQFEPNDQTYLSLINGYVSAEKHFNVLMLWNDVKRKLSSDGHKGIKFDHNLVDAFLYAMVKGGFFDAAMQVVEKSHEMKIFVDKWRYKQAFMETHKKLKVAKLRKRNTKKMEAVIAFKNWAGLNA